The genomic segment CAGGCGGTCGGTTGGTGCCGCTGAACATCGAGTTGAAGCCTCAACCATGAGGGGTCCACGGGAACCGAGCCTGCGAGATGTTGTGGTCCGGTCAGGGCGTCTTCGTGACTGCTTATTTTCGTCAGGTTCTGTCCTGCGGCTGCGCGGCCCAACCCGGGAGCCACCTCGACCTGACCCGGGAAGCGACCGACCCGGACCTGTCCGCCGAGCGTACACGCCGCCGCGTTGGTGACCCTTGGAGGCCAGCGTGCGAGGCTGGGCGGTCACACTCGGGGGCGACGGGCAGGGTGAATCACCCTTGGCCTCCCGTCTCAACATGACGAGCTGGCGGACCCGTCTTCTGTCATGCGGGGGGCCGGGGCACGCGGTGGATAAGCGCGCCCCGGCCCGTCCAGTGGCCGCCCGACTCCCGGCTTCCCGGCGGCTGAACCCATGCCTGAGTCCCTGCGCTCGGCGGTCTCGGACTGTGGTGCCTCAGCCTGCGCCGGAACGGGGCGTGGGTCAACAGTCAACCGACCGGGAGCCAACCTCGAGGTCTGCCCCCATCCGCCGGGCCGGGTGGCCGGAGACCCTCTCATGCTCACGCGCGCTCCCCGAACCTCACCAGTCGCGCATGACCTTGCCCGCCCGCCCCCCGGCGACGCGAACGTAGGCGCGGGTGGTGTTGATGTCCGCGTGCCCGAGCACCTCCGCCACCGCCGCGAAGTCTCCCAGCGCCTCGTACAGCCGCGTTCCGGTGTGCTTGCGAAAGGCGTGACACCCCCGCCAGTCCGTCACAGGCTGGCCCCGCCCGTCAAACTCTCCCGGGCGGTCGAAGAGGGGCCTCAGCAGCCTCGTCGCCGCCGCCCGCGTCCGGAAGGGCAGCACCATCCCCGCCGCGTGGGAGCGGCGCCGGGGCAACCCCCGCTCCGTGCGCAGGGCCGACACCAGGCGGTCGGAGAGCATGACCTCCCGGCTCCGGCGCCCCTTGCCGCGGCGCACCGTCAGGGAAGGATCGTCCTCGTCGAGGTGCACATCGTCCCAGGCGAGGTCCAGCGCCTCCTGAATGCGCAGGCCGGTGTGGGAGAGCAGCAGCAGCAACGTCCGCGCCCGCAGCAGGGTGACGCGCTCCGGGCCCCGGGCCGCGAGCAGGCGTTCCTCGACCCCGCCCATCACCCGGCGCAGCACCGCCGCCGAGTACGGGGGATTTTTCGTGAGGGGATGCTCGTGATCTTTCGGCACCCGCACCCCCACGAACGGCTGGGCCTCCGTGGCACCTGCCCAGCGCAAGGCCCGGTACAGCGCGCTGGCGGCGGCGACCTTGCCGCGCACGGTGGCGACCTTGCGGCCCTGGGCGAGCAGCGCGAGGACATAGGCCTGGGCGTCGTCCTGACTCAGCCGCAGCAGGTTGAGCGCGTTCGCCTCGGCATGCTCGGCGAACTGCCGCACCCCCGTGCGGTAGGCGCTGAAGGTGTGAGGGCTGGCGAGCAGGCCGCTGGCCCCGTACAGGCCCAGGTGCGCCTCCGTCAGGCTCCACAGCACCCCGGCGTCCTTCACGGCACAGGCCTGGACGGCGCGGCGGCGGCGCTCGTCCGGGTGCAGGGCCAGCCACTCGCGGGTCCGCCCGCCCAGGTCCGAGCGGGACACGTCCAGCGTCATGCCGACTCTCCCGCCGACCAACCACCCAGGAGTAAGCCTCTCGCTTGGTCGCACATCGCCAGAAGTTTACACAACGCGACTTATGTTTACTTCTGTCGCACCCGCCTGCCGCCGCTCGTCCCGGAGGAACTCCCCCAGGGCCCGCTCGTCCAGGGGGCGGGCGTAGAGGTAGCCCTGGGCGAGCGGGCAGCCCAGCGTGAGGAGCAGCTCGCGTTGCTCGGGGGTCTCCAGGCCCTCGGCGACGACCGTGAGGCCGAGGGCGCCCGCCAGGTGCAGGATGGAGGCGACGATGGCCTGCCGCCGGGGGTCGCGCTCGGCGCCCATGACGAAGGAGCGGTCGAGCTTGAGCTTGTCGAGCGGCAGTTCCCGCACGAGCTCGAGGCTGGAGTACCCGGTGCCGAAGTCGTCGAGGGCCACTGAGACGCCCAGGGCGCGGAGTTCGGTGAGCTGCGCGGTGGCGGCACAGAGGTTGGCCATGACGGCGGTCTCGGTGACCTCGAGTTCGAGCAGCGACGGGGCGAGCCCGGTGTCGCGGAGGATGGCCGCCACGTCCCGCGCGAAGTGGGCGCCCCGCAGTTGCACGGCGCTGACGTTCACCGCGACCCTGAGGGGCCGGCCCCCCCGCTGCCAGCGGGCCGCGAGCGTGCAGGCCTCGCGCAGTACCCACGCCCCGATCTCATGGATCAGCCCACGCTCCTCG from the Deinococcus planocerae genome contains:
- a CDS encoding tyrosine-type recombinase/integrase, with translation MTLDVSRSDLGGRTREWLALHPDERRRRAVQACAVKDAGVLWSLTEAHLGLYGASGLLASPHTFSAYRTGVRQFAEHAEANALNLLRLSQDDAQAYVLALLAQGRKVATVRGKVAAASALYRALRWAGATEAQPFVGVRVPKDHEHPLTKNPPYSAAVLRRVMGGVEERLLAARGPERVTLLRARTLLLLLSHTGLRIQEALDLAWDDVHLDEDDPSLTVRRGKGRRSREVMLSDRLVSALRTERGLPRRRSHAAGMVLPFRTRAAATRLLRPLFDRPGEFDGRGQPVTDWRGCHAFRKHTGTRLYEALGDFAAVAEVLGHADINTTRAYVRVAGGRAGKVMRDW